AAAAGCAAAATATTGATTATTTAACTGCAGCATTGAATCGTTTATCAAAACTTGTTAGTGTTGGTTTGAAAAATAATGATGAATTGCAAATTTTTAAAGCTAGAGTTGAATTAGAAAAAAATGATTTAAAACAAAGTCAGTTTCAGCAAGAAGAAATAAAAAGTATAATTTATGTTATAACTAACGAAAATTATATTCCAACGAAAGGCTCTTTAATATCATACAATGATAATTTAACAAATTCTTATGAAGTGCAAATAAATAAAATTAAGCAAGAGATGAGTTCATTAAATAAAGATGTAGCTTTTTCTAATTTTTTACCTAAGATTTTTGTTAAAAATATTTTTACAAAATCTAGATTAAATTATGATTATGAAATTTTTGCACCACTTGATGTATTAGTAAAATCTAAAGCTAAGGAGAATATGATTAGTAATACTTTTATATTTGGATTTTCATGGAATATTTTTTCATTTGGTGCTGATAAGAAATTTTTTGAAAGTGCAAAATTAGAAGAATTAGCAGCTAAAAATTTAGAAAATCAATCAATTAGAAAAAATAAAGAAAATATAAGATTAATAAAAGAAAAATTAACTATTATTGAAGAAGAAATTAAGGCAAATGAAAATATATTAAAAGCTAGTGATATTGCATTTAATAGTATAGAAAAAAAATATACAGCAGGGTTGTTAAGTTATGTAGAGTATTTAGATGCTTTAGGAAAGTTATATGGTGCTAATGCTAATTTAAGTCTTAGTAAAAGTAAGTATGAGATAGAAAAAGCTAAATTATTGTTAGAACAAGGTATTTTGATTAGCAATGCTGTTGTTGAGTTTTAGGAGTATGATTTGAAGAAAATATTATTTATTTTATTCGCTATAAATTTATATTCGGATAGCATATATGCTAGTTTTGATGTTGTAGCACAAAAAAGTGCAAAATTAGCTTTACCATCGGTAGGTATTGTTGATAATATATATGTTAGTGTTGGCGATAGTGTAAAAAAGGATGATATTTTGCTAAATTTAGATTATGCAATAGAACAAGTTGGACTTGATAGTTCTATGGTTGATTTAGATTTAGCTAATACAGCTTTAAAATTTGCTAATAATACTTTATCTCGTTACAAACAAGTTGAGTCAGTAATTAATAAACAAAATTTAGATGAAATAAGTTTTAAAAAAGATGAAGCTAGTAATAAATTAAGAGCAGCTAAAATTAACATTTCAAAATATAAAACTTTAATAAGTCAAAAACAGTTAAAAGCACCTTTTGATGGTGTTATTACTGCTAAATTTATAGAAGTAGGAGAGGGTGTTGGCGGAGTTGCCCAGCCTTTGTTTATTCTTGATTCTTATCCTGATGTTAAATTATTACTTAGTTTTGATGAAAAATATGTGAATTTGGTAAAAGTTGGTGATACTTATGAGTATATGTTAGATGGTTTGAAAATTAGTGGAAAAATTAGTAAAATATATCCTAATATTGATATGAAAACTAGAAAAGTTTATGCAGAAGTTTTGGCAAAAGATATAAAAATAGGTTCTTTTGGCGAAGGTTATATAATAACGGATAAATAATGTTAAAGTTAGCTATTAATAGACCTATTACAGTTTTAATGTTGTTCTTAGCATTTTTGTTGTTTGGAATTTTATCTTTATTTATTATGCCTGTAAATTTATATCCTAATGTTAATATCCCTTTGATTAAGATTACAACTTATGCTAATGCTGATTTGAATTATGTAAATTCACAGATTACAAGTAAGATTGAAAATGCTATATCTAGTGTTAGTCAGGTTAAGAAAATTTCTTCAAAAAGTTTTAATAATTTAAGTGTTATACATGTTGAATTCGAGCTAGGTAGAGATTTAGAAGTAGCTGTTAATGATATAAGAGAAAAAGTTTCTAAGTTAAAATTTGAATTTACTCCAAATGTTGAAAAGGTATCAAGTGATGCTGGATCAGTAATAAGTATTTTTGTAAATAGTTATAAGATGAACGATTCTGATTTTATGAATTTGGTTGATAATGAGATAATGCCTGATTTTCAACGAATAAAAGGTATTGGAGATGTTAATAATATAGGATTTTTAAAGAATGATA
This genomic interval from Campylobacter sp. MG1 contains the following:
- a CDS encoding TolC family protein — encoded protein: MKKIIFFLCILNFSSFLCAKSLKEILNLVENSEQLKAKSYIVDSTLKKSEGIKLKYLPSLNLELNYYSFDKDRYLILPKNTMNASLVLDVLLYDGQRSSNIKLAEKNYELNKVELEKNKNELELELTKLYYTYLTLDDNIKFKKQNIDYLTAALNRLSKLVSVGLKNNDELQIFKARVELEKNDLKQSQFQQEEIKSIIYVITNENYIPTKGSLISYNDNLTNSYEVQINKIKQEMSSLNKDVAFSNFLPKIFVKNIFTKSRLNYDYEIFAPLDVLVKSKAKENMISNTFIFGFSWNIFSFGADKKFFESAKLEELAAKNLENQSIRKNKENIRLIKEKLTIIEEEIKANENILKASDIAFNSIEKKYTAGLLSYVEYLDALGKLYGANANLSLSKSKYEIEKAKLLLEQGILISNAVVEF
- a CDS encoding efflux RND transporter periplasmic adaptor subunit translates to MKKILFILFAINLYSDSIYASFDVVAQKSAKLALPSVGIVDNIYVSVGDSVKKDDILLNLDYAIEQVGLDSSMVDLDLANTALKFANNTLSRYKQVESVINKQNLDEISFKKDEASNKLRAAKINISKYKTLISQKQLKAPFDGVITAKFIEVGEGVGGVAQPLFILDSYPDVKLLLSFDEKYVNLVKVGDTYEYMLDGLKISGKISKIYPNIDMKTRKVYAEVLAKDIKIGSFGEGYIITDK